In Planococcus versutus, the DNA window GTTGCGCCAAACCATCAAGTAAAATTCTCCTGTCAACATCGTTTTTAAACTCTTTATTTTCAAACATCTTTGCAGTAAACTCTGTTTCTATAAACGTCGGTGCCACCGCATTCACTCGTATTCCTTGCTGTGCCCATTCAACAGCTAAAGCTTTTGTCAGCTGAACCAATCCACCTTTACTTGAACAATAAGCTGCTCGCTTTACATAGCCAACAAACGCCATTTGTGAAGCAATATTTATAATACGTCCATTTTTTTGTTCGAGCATATAACGAGCTGCTGCTTGACTAGCAAAGAATGCCGTTTTCAAATTCAAATCTAACACTGTATCCCAATCAGCTTCGGTAACTTCCATAGCCGGTTTGGCAATATTGATACCTGCATTGTTAATTAGTACATCGATCGTTCCAAACTCAGCCGCTGCTTGATCAATCAACGTTCTTACTTCTTCAATACTACTCAAGTCACCACACACAGCCATGCATTTGGAATTGTGTTTTTGTAATTCTGTTAAGGTAGCTGTAAGGTCTTTTTGATTTCTACCAGATATCACTACATTGGCTTGTAACTTCGCGAAAGTTAACGCAATATCTTTGCCAATTCCTTTGCTACTTCCAGTAACAATCACGGTTTTGTTTTTCAGTTCAGAAAAGTAATTGCTCATTATAAATTCCCTCCCTTTAAATCGTTTTTCAAAAAGTGAATCAAGGTCTGTTCGCGCTCTTCGTTTAACATTGCTGAAACCTCGGGCTCCCACAAATAAAAGCCTTGCCCGGTTTTATCGCCTAATTTGTTTTCCTCTACGAGTTGAGTCAAGATTTTACCAGATTGCTGATCTGTTGATAATTCTTCAAATAAGTAATTAGAGATTGCTGAAAAAACATCCAATCCCCCCATGTCCGCTGACATCAATGGACCAGTTATCGGCAAACGACGCCCAATGCTGTACGTTACAGCTGCATCAATATCTTCTTTTGAAGCCGCTCCAGCATCTAGCAATGCTTGTGCTTCCCGAAATAAAGCATATTGCAGTCGATTGCCAATAAATCCTGGAATTTCTTTATGCAGCAACACCGCTTTCTTATTCATCTTTTTCAACACTGTCATGGCTCGTGCTACTGTTTTTTCATGTGTATGTTCTCCTTTAACAACTTCTACTAAAGGAATAAGATGGGCCGGATTCCAAAAATGTGTAACAACAAAACGTTCAGGATGTTTCATATCAGCTGCTAGTAAACTCGGTTTAAAACCTGAAGTATTGCTCGCAATAACTACATCGTCTTCTACTAAGGTTTCAAGTTTATTGTATAGCTCTTTTTTTAAATCTAAAACTTCAGGAACTACTTCTACAATAAAAGTCGCTTCTAACACAGCTTCTTCTAAAAAAGTGGTAAAAGTAATCCGTGTTCTAATTTCTTTTGCTTGTTTTGCAGTGAACAACTCGTTTTCAACCATGACTTCTAATTTTTTGCCTAAGCCTTTGTCAGCGTTTTCAATATCTTGTTGATTTATCCCATATACTTTCACAAATTGATTGCCCCATGCTGCTGACAACGCAATCGAATGTCCCATCGTACCTGCTCCAAGAATCGAAATTTTTTCCATTGCGTTCACTCCTTTAGCTCCTCATCGTACAATACAAATTGCCCAACAAACTGTTAGTCACTGTGTTTGCTGGGCAATTTAATCTTATAAGCCTACTGAGAATAATATAACTGCTAAAACGGCACCAATTAATGGGACCACTACAGTCAGTGCACCAAATGCAGGATACGCATCGCGATGTGTTTCACCTGCAATAGAGCGAATCGTTGTTACTACATATCCTCCTTGAGGCATCGAGTCTAATGATCCTGAAGAAATAGAGACCGTTCTATGCAACGCTTCTGGGTCGACACCCATATCCAAATAATGAGGTGCCAGTAGTGGCAAAGCAATAGCCTGTCCACCAGAAGATGAGCCTGTCAAACCTGCAATAACAGCTACGGCAAGTGCACCACCAATTAATGGGCTACCTGGAATACCTGTCATGACATCCACTGCTGCTTCAAAAGAGGGTGTAGCTTTTACAACGCCCCCAAAGCCAACTACCGCTGCCGTATTAGCAATTGCGATAACTGCTCCTAAGGCTCCTTCACTAAAAGCATGACTGATATCTTGAAAATATTTTCTATTGATAAAATAAGTCGCAGCAATTCCTCCAGTTAATGCAATGATTAATGCTGAAGTTCCCAATGAGTTATGAAACAAAAATGAGATACCCAAAACGACTACAAGCGGAATCATACTAAGTAAAGGATTTGGTAGTTCTGTACGTTCTTCTACAGAAGGATCTGTTTTTCTTGAAACAAATCGCTCGCCTTTTGCCATTGCTTTGGCAATCATTTTCTTCAGCCACCAATAGCCAAAAATCATCATGAACAAGGCCACACAAATACTGACTTCCCATCCAGCGTATGGAGAAGTTCCTAAAAATTCAATCGGAATCCAGTTTTGAATTTCAGGTGAGCCAGCAGAAGTCATTGTGAAAGTCGTAGATCCAAAGGCAAGTGCTGCTGGAATAAAACGACGTGGCAAATCAGCTTGTCTAAACAAACTAAGTGCCATTGGGTATACTGAAAAAGCTACAACAAACAAGCTAACCCCACCATAAGTTAAGACTGCACATGCCAGTACTACGGCTAAAGCTGCTCGTTTCATACCAATTTTGCTGACAATCCATTTTGAAACACTGTCAGCCGCTCCACTATCTTCCATCACTTTACCAAAAATCGCACCGGTCAAAAACATCAAATACCAAGAAGCGATAAATCCTGTAAAGCCAGTCATATAGTTTGTTAAAAAATTGGCTGCTCCGTCGTCAGCAAGTTGTGGAAATAACGGCAACCCATTAAATACGGCTACAAGTAACGCAGTCAATGGTGCCGCGATCAGCAAATTCATTCCACGCATCGTCAAAATGATTAATAAAATCAAGCCTCCAAACATTCCAATCATACCAAGCATTGAAACAACCTCCCATACTCCTCAGATTAACTTATTTCTTGCCATATCTTCTTACTCTGAGGAGCGCTTGTTCAGCGTGTCCTGCGAAGTTTTCAAGCTGACACAATCGTGCTGCATATTCTCCAATATAAGCACTCGCTTCTGGTGTCACTTTTTGATAAGTAACGGTTTTAATAAACTTCCCTACCCATAATCCACCCGTGTAACGAGAAGCGCCTTTTGTTGGCAATGTATGATTTGTCCCTATTACTTTGTCGCCATATGCCACATTGGTTTCTGGTCCTAGAAACAAGCAACCGTAGTTTGTCATGTGTTCAAGAAAATAATCTGGATTTTCCGTAAGAATCTCTACATGTTCAAAAGCTAAGCGATCTGCTTCAATACGAGCTTCTTCAATAGAATCTACTACTAATATTTGACCATAATCTTCCCATGAAACACGTGCAACATCTGCTGTTACTAATGTTTCCAATTGACGTTCAATTTCTTTAACTGTTTCAGTTGCTAATTCTTCTGAAGTAGTAATTAAAGCACCTGGTGAAGTGGGTCCATGTTCTCCTTGACCTAAAAGATCGGTCGCTACCATTTCGGCATCCGCTGTATGATCTGCTACTACTAAAGTTTCAGTGGGACCAGCAAATAAATCGATTCCAACGCGTCCGTATAATTGACGTTTTGCTTCCGCTACAAAGGCATTACCCGGTCCAACAATCATATCTACTGATTCAATTGTTTCCGTTCCGATTGCCATCGCTGCCATTGCTTGAATACCACCAAGCAAATAAATTTCATCTGCTCCAGCTAGTGACATTGCTGCGATTGTCGCATTTGGTATTTCACCATTGATTGGCGGCGTGCAAGCGATTACACGTTTAACACCTGCAACTTTAGCCGTTAACACACTCATGTGAGCGGAAGCGACCATTGGATAACGTCCACCAGGGATATAGCAGCCTACACTGTTCACTGGAATGTTTTTATGACCTAGAATCACTCCTGGTATGTTTTCAACTTCTACATCATTCATAGAAGCGAGTTGCGCTTCTGCAAATTCACGAATATTTTTTTGAGCAAATTTAATATCTTCAATCACATGATCTGGCACATTGGAAACGATTGCATTTATTTCAGCTTGGGACAAACGAAAAGAATTTGGTTGCCATTTGTCAAACTTTCTTGAAAGTTCACGAACTGCTTTATCACCTTGTGTTTCAACAGATTGCAAAGCTTCTGCTACAATTTGTGAAATCTTCGAATCGTTCGCACTTACTTCTTCTTGCGATTTGCCTGCTTTTACTATTTTCACCATATCGATTCCTCCAATTTTTTGAATACGTATGCAAATGTGAAACTATTTAGATAATAAGACGGTTTTTATTAAATGTCAATAGTTATTATGTCGTTTTTCGCTCAATCAACTTTCCTTCAATTTCTACAGCCTCCACCCTTCCTGAATAATTAGCAATTTCAGACATTAAATAATTCACTGTTGCTTCTACCATTTCTTCGATAGGTTGCTCCCATGTAGTTAATTCATAAGCTGGCCAAGAAGACATGCTAATATTATCAAATCCAATAACTTTTACTTGTTGAGGAACTTGAATTGCGTGTTTTCGCAAAGCATCTAAAACTCCTAAAGCCATAATGTCATTTGCTACGAAAAAGGCCGATGGCAAAGTGTTATTTTTGATAATGTTCAGAGCTGTTTTATACCCACCCTCGTAAGTAAAATCAGAAGTATGTTTTGCATAAGTTAGCGTACATTGATCTAGCGCCTCGCCAAATCCTTTTTCGCGCTCCAAACTTGTAGATGTATTTTCATTACCTGAAATATAGACGGCATCTCTCAAACCTTCTGCCATTAAATAGTGACCTATAGAACGTCCAGCATTCAAATTATTGCAACAAACCGAATAAAACGTAGAGTGACTTAGTTTACGATTAAAGAAAACTAACGGAATTTGATTGGCTTTAAAGCTTTCTGCTACATTTAATGACATCGAAGCATCTGTGATGACGACTCCAGCCACATTATAATTCAATAGCGTTTCGATGTCTTCTGCTTGAATTTCATCACTATTGGTATGAACAAACAACACACTGTAACCATGATGTTTAAAGGCATTGGCAAATTGAGTCAATACTTGAGGATAAAAAGGATTTTGTACTCCTTTCATCACTAAACCTATAATTTTGGTTCGATTGGTAATTAAACTTCTAGCAAATTCATTTGGTCGATATCCCAATTCCTCTGCTGCAGCTAGTACTTTTTCGCGTGTTTTTGTAGAAACCTTAGCTCCTTCAAAATAAACGCGAGAAACTGATGACTGAGAGACACCTGCCAATTTTGCGACATCTTTTGCATTGATTGTTGTTTTCATTTTATTCAACCCTTTTCACTAATCATAACTCTAGCTTACCTTATTTCGACTTGGCTGACAGCTGTAGTTTGGTTGCACACAAAAAAAGCCTGCCTATTCAACGGCAAGCTTTTTTTCACTTGTGAATCGTCTTTGCTTAAAATAAGCATTAATCGTTATAAATAGAACGAATCATCATATAGTGGTTTTATATGCAAATCGTACTCTTTTTTCACTTCTTCGATATCGTAAATTGTTCCACCATTTTCTGAATTCGTCATTTGTTCGACTTGTTCATGAACCAAATCT includes these proteins:
- a CDS encoding 3-hydroxyacyl-CoA dehydrogenase family protein codes for the protein MEKISILGAGTMGHSIALSAAWGNQFVKVYGINQQDIENADKGLGKKLEVMVENELFTAKQAKEIRTRITFTTFLEEAVLEATFIVEVVPEVLDLKKELYNKLETLVEDDVVIASNTSGFKPSLLAADMKHPERFVVTHFWNPAHLIPLVEVVKGEHTHEKTVARAMTVLKKMNKKAVLLHKEIPGFIGNRLQYALFREAQALLDAGAASKEDIDAAVTYSIGRRLPITGPLMSADMGGLDVFSAISNYLFEELSTDQQSGKILTQLVEENKLGDKTGQGFYLWEPEVSAMLNEEREQTLIHFLKNDLKGGNL
- a CDS encoding GntP family permease, with product MLGMIGMFGGLILLIILTMRGMNLLIAAPLTALLVAVFNGLPLFPQLADDGAANFLTNYMTGFTGFIASWYLMFLTGAIFGKVMEDSGAADSVSKWIVSKIGMKRAALAVVLACAVLTYGGVSLFVVAFSVYPMALSLFRQADLPRRFIPAALAFGSTTFTMTSAGSPEIQNWIPIEFLGTSPYAGWEVSICVALFMMIFGYWWLKKMIAKAMAKGERFVSRKTDPSVEERTELPNPLLSMIPLVVVLGISFLFHNSLGTSALIIALTGGIAATYFINRKYFQDISHAFSEGALGAVIAIANTAAVVGFGGVVKATPSFEAAVDVMTGIPGSPLIGGALAVAVIAGLTGSSSGGQAIALPLLAPHYLDMGVDPEALHRTVSISSGSLDSMPQGGYVVTTIRSIAGETHRDAYPAFGALTVVVPLIGAVLAVILFSVGL
- a CDS encoding SDR family NAD(P)-dependent oxidoreductase, with the protein product MSNYFSELKNKTVIVTGSSKGIGKDIALTFAKLQANVVISGRNQKDLTATLTELQKHNSKCMAVCGDLSSIEEVRTLIDQAAAEFGTIDVLINNAGINIAKPAMEVTEADWDTVLDLNLKTAFFASQAAARYMLEQKNGRIINIASQMAFVGYVKRAAYCSSKGGLVQLTKALAVEWAQQGIRVNAVAPTFIETEFTAKMFENKEFKNDVDRRILLDGLAQPEDISGAVLYLASNLANFVTGETIKVDGGWTAI
- a CDS encoding LacI family DNA-binding transcriptional regulator, with the translated sequence MKTTINAKDVAKLAGVSQSSVSRVYFEGAKVSTKTREKVLAAAEELGYRPNEFARSLITNRTKIIGLVMKGVQNPFYPQVLTQFANAFKHHGYSVLFVHTNSDEIQAEDIETLLNYNVAGVVITDASMSLNVAESFKANQIPLVFFNRKLSHSTFYSVCCNNLNAGRSIGHYLMAEGLRDAVYISGNENTSTSLEREKGFGEALDQCTLTYAKHTSDFTYEGGYKTALNIIKNNTLPSAFFVANDIMALGVLDALRKHAIQVPQQVKVIGFDNISMSSWPAYELTTWEQPIEEMVEATVNYLMSEIANYSGRVEAVEIEGKLIERKTT
- the hisD gene encoding histidinol dehydrogenase, giving the protein MVKIVKAGKSQEEVSANDSKISQIVAEALQSVETQGDKAVRELSRKFDKWQPNSFRLSQAEINAIVSNVPDHVIEDIKFAQKNIREFAEAQLASMNDVEVENIPGVILGHKNIPVNSVGCYIPGGRYPMVASAHMSVLTAKVAGVKRVIACTPPINGEIPNATIAAMSLAGADEIYLLGGIQAMAAMAIGTETIESVDMIVGPGNAFVAEAKRQLYGRVGIDLFAGPTETLVVADHTADAEMVATDLLGQGEHGPTSPGALITTSEELATETVKEIERQLETLVTADVARVSWEDYGQILVVDSIEEARIEADRLAFEHVEILTENPDYFLEHMTNYGCLFLGPETNVAYGDKVIGTNHTLPTKGASRYTGGLWVGKFIKTVTYQKVTPEASAYIGEYAARLCQLENFAGHAEQALLRVRRYGKK